The nucleotide sequence ATGGGCAGTCAGGATTCATCAGGATGCCAAGAACGAACAACTGAGCACAACATCCTGGATCCTGGGGTTCAAGACAAGATATGGCTGCCCACAAAATCTGTTCCCTCACACAGACCTTCACAAAATAATCTAAACATGCACTCTCTATGCAACAGACTCTACAACTACTGTGGCCAAACTGTATTTTCTATCAGAGTCTTAATGAGAATCTGCATTCTGATAATCGAAAGACCACACAAAGCTGCTGTTCACAGTGCCTTAAAAAAACTTCTATTTTGagaaacttctgttttcagaacTTCAAAAGGTTTGTTATATAAATTTCACTTCAGAATCACGTCAATTCTATCTCAAGCCCTTCAAAGGCTGCCTCAAAACTTCTTACTCCTGTACCTACTTGCCACTACTATTACAGGATATATGGTAGTCAGCTACATTTTTACAGAACCCACTCACTACcattcaaattaaaaacaaaacaaaacaaccaaaaatctTCCTCAGTTCCTCAGAGAATTTAAGGGCTAGTCTGTTAGACAAAACACAGAACACATAATGACCTCATCTGACAATTCTAAAGCAAGCCAGAATTTCATACATGGTATGTAGTTAATTTGCTACACATCCCCTTCACTTCTTATTAAAAACAGTGGGTGTAAACTCACCAAATTTAGCAGAATATCAGTAATTCTTGccctttaaaaagagaataaaaacgTACCTCTACTTAaccttaaaaaacccaacaaactccTCAAGACCTACTTCCACTCAGACTGCTGCAGTCCTGTAGTGGCAGCAGAAACACACTACTGCCCTTCCAAATAAAGGGACCCTGTTTAGAGTGTCATGTTTTTAAACTATTCCCATTAGATCcacaggaggaggcaggaagTAAAACATCATTAACACAACTTCAAAGAAAGAGCAAAGTATGAACCATTTGCACTAGATGAGAGTTTTACAAGTTGTTTTAAAGAGATGACAGGCCAGCTGGTTTAATAGGAGATACTCCCAGCAAAAAGCAGAGCCAATGTGACATCCTTGTGACTAGAAAGACAGCAGCACTTGCACATGCATTCATTAGGacaaaatttaaagcaaataaatgcacATCATTACTTGCTGCAAATTTAAGGACAAACAGATTAGAGTGATACAGAAGTAATCTGCTGAAACTACAAACTCCCAAAGACAGAACACAAAAGATCTCCCAGTCCCGTCCTTTAGAAGCTCACAGGAAGGACAAATTTATCAAGGATGGGACTGAAGTATGTGTGAACTGCCCACCAGAAATTACAAGCAATATTTGCAGTATAGCAGGAAAACCCTGTCAAACTCTACCTTAATTCATGTAATTAACACCCTGCAGACTTGTGTTCATGTCAGATAGTTCCAGAAGTAGTGTGCAATTTATCTTCTTGAAATTGTCTAAAAGCAGCTTCAAGAAAAATTTCCACAGCAATGTGTTACTAAGAAAAGCTACATTTTACTCAGAACAAAGAAATGGTTCATTTGCTCCAAAGCATTAGCATATACAGAGCTTTATCAGTGACATGGTGAAAACAGGATCCACCTTTTGGAtacatttctttcattaataTGCCCAACCTAATTATTTTCAACAAAACTGGATCAAAGCAAtttctttacattaaaaaatttctaCCTCTCCTCAAGGTATTGATTTATAAGATATCATCCAAGTGTGGATCTAAGTAGGGTACTCCACTGGACACAAGAAACCATACATATCTGAATTTTATCTTTGTGTGTTTGATTACAAGCTGAATATGAGTAGCTGGATAAAAACTACCTAGCACTGGTTTGGTCTTACATGGAAACTGTTAATGAAGTTCAGTATCAGGCATTtgaaatttgccttttttcattttgagtcTGTAAGCAAAAAGAGCCAGCCATACTGCATATAATTTTTGGTTAAAGTTTCCTTAAATATTCTATGGAAATAAAAGCTAAGCCACACGCTCCTAGAGACTGAGCATATCAAACTAACACTACCTGCAGTAGTATCTTAAAAATCTTCAGTGTTATCAAGAGTAGCATCACAAGGAGAATTAGAAAAGCAATGCCATGCCCAGTAATAATTTCAGAACAGTTAACAAAGGAAATGTCAATTTTCCTAATCTACAATTGGGGGGGGAGTtgtacacaaaaaaataatgggcagactaaaagcaaagcacagtACAAAACAAATGTGAAATCCATTCTTGTAATGAAGTTAGAATTATAACTCTATCCTTTAATAAAGATTTCTGAAAATCACATTAGGGGTCATTACTtagcaagaaattaaatatatagtCTATGCTCATCAAGAAAAGgctacaaatttaaaaaatatctcaaatttaaaaaaagttttaaggCCTCATTCCAACACTCTTGAATTTCCTGTTTCACTGTGGTATTTCACTTTAATTTCACTGCAAGACCTCCTTGGACAAAAACTCTTCTTATGAAGCTGAAGTTATCTTTAAGCAACTCAAGCATTCAAGGCCACTATGTGCAACAAACTAAGCAGCAAAACTAAAGCCAATTTTTCTTCACACAGCATAGAGGCTTTTGCTAGTCACTGTGTGAAAACTTCAGGTAACCACATACCTAAGCAAATTTTGAATATACAGCAGAATTCCATGAGGTTTCAAAAAAGTGCTATGATTTTCAGTATTGTCAAGTTTGGTGTACTTGAGATTGATGAAAAGGTTTTCCCTGAAACTGCCAGGTGGAAAATCTGCAGGTTCCATTTCTCATTCTTCTACTTCACCAACCTGAATCTCTATTTCTTCATAGGGCTCTACATTAATACTTGTTGTGATGCAGCTCACAGATGCAGCAGTATTAACATCTTAAATCCAAGGAAACTCTATTCTATAATTTGAGCTACACAATTTTGTGACTGTAAAGACTGTTTTAACTTACTAGTTAAAACCTAAGTATTTTCAGCACTTCAACCAATACATCCCCCAGAAGAGGAAATAGTGGTAATTAACATTTAAATGCTGCTATTTCTGAGACCACACGAAGTCACATTCCCAAAATCAAATACAGCACAAATGCAatgcaggggaagaaggggagagggggcaGTGTGGCTGAAGGACTACCTGAGCAGATATGAAGGAAAGGCATTCCCTGAAGAGAAAACGTACTCAAACATCTAGAAACATATTCCCTCCCCCTAAGACTCTTAAAAATGCAACcataaaagataaatattaatataGAGCCCATCTACCGAAAGAGAATAAAAACCctaacttaaaataaatttagggGCCTTCACCAAACTTGCTGCAAGTTTGGGGACATAAATATCCAACAGCCATAAAGCTGTGAAAGCCCCcagaatgaataaaataaatcccactTGCCTCAGACTGAACAGGGCAACACTGAGACTCTGCCTCAGCCTGTCCTATGGCAGGGCtataggaagaagaaaaatttaaattttagaaaaaacatGACCCAATTAAGTGAAAGACATGCATTCAAAGTTAACAAAATTCCAGTgatcaagcaaacaaaagaaaatgactgCTATTGCATCTATTTCTTTAGGCCCAAACAAAACTCCTTACAGTTGGTAACTATTTCTGAATTGGACACTTTTTATTGATCAATGGAACACAAGTCAGTTGGTCttggagcattttttttcccagaactgATAGTACTTGCTGTACCACTTGACAAAAAGTAGAGTTATAAATTCCATCAGCCACTGAAATGTTCACCCTCACCTCAGTATGTAGAAGCTAGACCAGTACAATTATTAAGAcatttactattatttttaactgtCATTAGTAACCATTTTAAATTGCAGCCCCAGCTCATGGACTGATATATCCACCTCAATTTAACTGAAGAGTCATTAATGCCCTTCTTGCTGTTTATAAAACTGAAGcaatcttaatatttttttaatcttgcatGCAGAATTCTTTGATTCCTATAAAATAAGTGTAGGTTATATACTCCAATTTTATCCAGGTTTCAAGGAAGTTATATAGTTCTGTTTAAGCACTGATCAAGAGCTTCATACactaaaatatttgcagaaatcATTGAAGGCAGATGCAGCTGAATGTGTTTCTAGAAGCTTGTTTATATTCTCCCATGCATGCACAGAGTGAGGAAGTGTTATGCACTGAAATTGTTAGATATACATCCCAGCCTCAAATTTATTATTAGCATGTAAATATCTCATctgtggaagaaggaaaaagaccCAATCCAAAtctcagaaaattaaatttttagtCCATATAAGCCGGCTAAattttcaagattttatttaaagcaacCTTTGTCAAAGGCAAAAGACATTTCAAAGGCATATGAAACATCCATAAAGGACTTCTGAAAAACTAGCCCATGCTTTTCCAAGGTTCTTTCATGCTAGTCTCaacacttttgttttaaaatcagcagGTATGAGATCAGTCTCTCATAATGATACACTGAGACCAGGCATAAAGTAATTCAGAACCTCTTAACACATGCTAGATGCCataaattttaagtattttgctAAATGTATTTTCCCACCTGTTTCTGAAGATTTTCTTGCAGCCTGCTTTTTTTATTCAACATTTATGAGGCTGATCAAAATCCATTTGCATCGTTTTAATTCTAACTAAGGATTAGCCACGGCAAATGTAggcaaatactgaaaaataaagctttagcCCATGCAGTTATATCACTAGATTCCTGCAACAGATCTAGAAGAGATTTGCTATTCTGTCATCATAAAAGGCTTCTAAAATCTCTTTCCAGGGCAGAGAGAAACTAAAGCAAAATCTGTCTGCATGGCTGCATTCCATTAGAGATTTTGCTGGCTCAACTATGTTGTATTGTAAACCAAGCCTTAGTCTTTATACAAACAATTAGCACATTCAAAGtagtttctctctttttgggAAAATGCACCATAAATCCAACTCTCTGAATATTAAGAAGCAGTATCCAAATAAATGAAGGCAGGGACCACCAGACAACATATGCACTGAAATACCCAGCTGTTTATAGAGAAGAATACACACAAGAGACATAGGAGGAACTAAAGGTAGCCACATCACAGCACTTACAgcacagaaatgacagaagcAGGAAAGTATTCACATGAAAAATCATGGAAAAATTGTTCACCTGCTTGCTGGTTAACTGTTAGAGTACCATATGAATAACAAATGGCAGTACTTAGTTGAGGAACTATCATAACATTACAACTAAGGAAAGCTCAGTCTTAATGTGTGTCCAACCTGTAAGTCTACACAGTATTAGCTACAAAATGGTACTATTATTGGTACAATGAGACAGTCACtatttaaaagaggaaaactctTAATTAATACAACTTGCAGAATATGCTGAGTTAAAAGTACATGCAGTAAGGTTTTTAAGTATTTATCCCAATAAAAGTAGGGGTCCAAAACCAACATACCAATGAGTTATGCAGACACCAAAGGGAGAAAGTATTTACTTTACTAGGGGCAGTGGAGTAAAGCATCCTTACAGCAGCAATATGATCTTCAGAAAAAGCTACAAGGCCTAtagttttaaaagcagaaattaagatCCATTCACAATGTATTAATTTTATGTGTAGTATCATAAAAAGCATGAATGTaagacactaaaaaaaattctctccagTGTTTTGTAATTATCTTCATTagataaagaaaaacagaaggcaaCTTGAGTGTAAAAGCACTGCCTGGCAAAAGAGTTTCATCTGTTAGACTTGTGTATAAAGCAAGATGAAAAGCTAACAGAAGATTTGACACCAAGGCCCACTCAGCACATTTGCAAGCCAAATACTGCACATCTGACAGGTGATCAGCAGGTTTCAGTGATCAGAGAGAACTGCTTCTCATCAGAGGCTTGGAGTTATGGTCTTAGAACTactaacacttaaaaaaaaagtgcctgaTAATTTGTAATGGTTAAACTAAGGCCATTCAGCTGCAATTCATGTACTGGCTGTTACAGTGCTTACATGAGCCATTCCATTACCCCAAGTCTGAAGCAGAGAGAATGTAGTATTTTAGTTGTACTGTATTTGTGGATTGTTAAAAGACAGTACAGAATAAAGCCACGTGAAGTACTTGAGGGCAGCTAGAAAACCAAGACTTTCAAGACAAAGAGCCAAAATGCTCAATATTATAACTAAGCAAAAAATGTCCACTaccaagaaaaatattagtGGAACATGAATTGATATTAAAATGTTGATAAAATTTCTAAGCTAGCCTGAAAGAGGTATCCCCATAAATCAAATTGCACAGGTAAGGCTTGAGGCTGGAACATGTATTTAAAGTTGACCTGCAAATGAAAAGTTCACCAATCCTTTTCTCCCTTGTTGTGATGAGACCAGGGAAGCTCTTacctcccttccctccaacATCTCCCTCTACATTTTAGTTCTTATTATAAATATAGCACACTAACAAGGGGATACTAGACACTGAGAGACTTACAACCTTTACCATACTCTCATAAACAGGTAAGTGACTAATTCACATGGGCAAGACCTCTCTGATAAATAATGAGAAGAACTGATTACAGTCTCTCTTACTCTTAGACACTTTCTATTAAATGGCTCAAGAAACTCAGCCAATATCTGATCATAGCACTTAAGAGACGGTTCATCTTTCAGACTCTCCCAAGATCTGAAATTCTGaacatttaaagtaaaaataacagCATATTACAAATTACTCTTGCTCTAGTCTTTTGTACACTGGTCAAactgcttttttgtcttttgcagGTCAACTTCAATACAACATCAACTGGAGGTCACTCACCCATGTGACATGCACCTAAGCTTCTAGAAATCTTAATCTAAAAGATTCCTGAAATTCATATGCCCATTAAAGAGAGTCAGCCAAAGAATGAACTAACAGGACACATCCGGCACTAGGATGCATCTTAGGGCAATCACTTCTACAGCCTACAAGTTCCAGGACTAGAAAACATTTAAGATTTATGAGGACAAGAAAGCACAAATAAAGAAACGTATGCATTAAGAGAAGTCACAACCAAGAGTTAAGATGTGCCTCCTGCAGCCTCATTTTTGAGGAGTGAGTTAATAAGTGTACAGGTCTTTGTCTACTCAGATGTGCAGCTAAGGAGTGACTTAACTTTTAGAACAACAAATTCAGATCTTATCAAAACAGCACCAATAATTGTGTTTGTTACATCAATAGCTACCATGGCATGCATCTGTACAAACCTTTCAGGCAGTTGTCCACATCTGGTCACGAATAAAAAGGCATAtaaatttttatcttcttttattACAATGAAGTTTATAACAGTACAGAAAAGTCACACGACCTTAGTGGGTCAGTTTACTTAAACCCTGGAACAGGAGTAACtctaaatacattaaatattgtTACAAGTTCAGACTTAAATGTACAAGTAGTTGGGAACAGTTACAGCCCTCACCAAACTATGTTGGGGACGTGAAGTCCAACAGCACTTGAAGTGCTGTGAAGGCATCATTTCACAAAGAGCAACATAATGTCACAGAACTTGCCTTTAAGGTGGTATGTTCATGTAATTCCAGCGCCTTCACAATTTAACGAACCATATTTACTATACTTCACTTCTAAAAACCTAgatgaaacatgaaaaagaagccATACAGTATAAATTGCAACATCAGGAAAACTTCCTGTTAttattccaaataatttttttcccatgtaaaaTAAGAATGTCCAATAGCTCCTTGCATGTGGGAAggtacttatttttttttttttaaagtcacaaTGAAGCCTTAATTGACGGAAGCTGGGCTATATTAACAGCACAAGATGAGAAAACGTTTAATCTCCAAACCTATTAGAGCGTCTGCAGTAGCATCAGTAGCGGCCACCCTGCGACATGACCGGAGGTCTCATTCCCATGGGAGGTCGAGGAGGTCCACTTTGATATGGGGGCACCATCGGGGGGCCCTGACCGTACGGAGGCATCGCTCCAGGAAGATACCCTGGCATGCCCTGGTGATGAGCACCATACTGACCTATAAACAGAACATTTAAGATGCAAAGTGgtatgaagaggaaaaaaaagcccttgatGCTCTGTGAGAACTGCTCAGCAGTAACTAAAACATCTGTTATCATTGTTTTCTGCACAAATCCAAGACATAGCCCATACTGGcttctatgaagaaaattaacaatCCTGTCACAAACCAGTACATACATCTGAGCTTCTGCCATGATCTAATCTGTGTGAAATGTAACAACTGCAATATATTATCTGCAAAGACTTAAGATATCATAAACATATGACTGAGTATATGCCTTTCAACAGGTGATTCCAACCTCTTCAAGGTCAGAACAAATTTATTGAGATGTAATCATTGTTCTCTTGTATTTTGCAATATCCACTATGATGCTGACTTCCCatattggtttgttttgttttgtctgttttgtgaAAAGCTTCACCCTCCCCACTGGTATACATCACTGTGAGTTTTAGAAGAGTTTATAGTGAAGGCAAAtcttttcaagaaataaaagctaGGGAATTATGATTACCATGAGGTGGCATGGGAGGTCTCATTCCTTGTTGTGGAGGGATTCCTGGCTGTGGTGGCATCATACCTCCAATTGGTCCAACTGGTGGATTACCCAAGGAAGCTTGTCCTGGTCGAGGAAGATTACGCTGATATTTAGGCAACTGTGCCCTTCTCTCTTCCTACAACCAGGAACAGACAGACAACCACAACACATAGTAAGACTCAAATGTACCAAACTAAAGAGTATAACAAAGCAGATTACAGATACTACATTATTTCAACTACCCTACAAGTTCAAAAACTGCTAGTAGTAACATTATACAGCAGCATCAGGATTTCCCCCACTTCCTTcaaaattaatgtattaattCACACTAGAATCTACCATTCTAGCACAAATTTTCCTCCCTCAGCTAAAGAAAGCCTGTTCCTCATACCAAGTTGAGAAAAAGGTAACAACAAATCTAAAGCTATCTGAACTGAAATTAAGGTTGCTTTTATCCATAAATCTGAGTGTAAGAGCACTGAGACTACTCCAACCTTAAGTCTTTTGTCCTAAACTCATTTGCTACACCTATTTGATTTGACATCAAGGTCTATTTTGGGGTCAGTAACCTATCACTACTAAACTAAGGCTGAGATCCTGTGATATTCCAGTCAGCACTTTGCAACTCAAGTTCTCTCAATACTTGGTTGTTACACCAGCCAGGCACAGTCTGTACTCTCACCGTTATTAAAATACACATAACGCAGAAGAAATACTATTTCATCAGCCACATCAGcaaaaacagcatttttcaatATGACAATGAAAATCTTTTAACTTACCAGTGATATATCCTCATCTGGATGGATCAACTTACTGGTTGCACTGGTTGTTGTGAGGGTTGCAGGCTTACTTGTTATAGATGTAGCTGGTTTAGCTGCAGTACTGTTTGTCGTGCTAGTGGTTGAGGCTGTAGACTGCGTGTAAGCAGGGAATGTAGGTTTTGGGGGTTCTGTTGTTGTTGCAGGTGTAGAATTCAAAGGTTTGAAATCAGTACCAACTGGACCTGgaacagctgctgcagcctgtggaacACAAGAGATAGATCAGTATTTATTTCTCAAAGCATAAGAAAACCTATATGATGTCTGTTAAAACTCTGAAACTTTCCAGTAAGATACATAATTAAAACAAGCTTGACAAAAGTAAAGTTCAGCCTTATTGCACACTagagcaactgaaaaaaagacaaaataaaccccagtatatacacatatacacacacacgcacacacacacacacacacagaggaaagtCTAAAATTGGCAGGTCAAAAGCCAcaactagaaaaaaaggaaaaccaacaaaacgTCCCCTCCGCTATCACaatttttatctaaaaatacTGAGTTTGGTAAATGCCTCTTTCCTGATTCACTGTTCCATTAACAGTCTGTAAGTATAAATTCACGGTTCTCactaaataaaatacttaagCAACCATTAGAGTCTGGCTTAAAGTGTTAGTCGTTAAAATTaggtatttaagaaatattttaattaaatatttaagaaagcTCTATTGTGTCAGCGTTTAGCACTGTCTCTATAAAaacactgcagtatttttcataAAGTACTCTCTCTCTCTATGGATCTTTGATCTCGCTGCTGAATTAAGAATCAATATGAAAGGCAAATACGAGATCTACTACAGATTCCAGGATGTcatatttcctgtatttttcttatattaGAAAAGTTTGCTTTACCAGGCTCTCTCTGAAGATGCAATACTCTCCAAAGCAAGCTTTGGTTAtgagaaaatgcttttgtttctggtCACGGTACATTTACAATTATCTGAACTTTCTAATcaaaagaaagtatttaatttttgcaCACAATGCAAGTTACAGGATTCCCTACATTATGATGTACTATATTACACAACATAAACTAAAAAGCCTTCACCATGCATCAAGCTAACCACTGCCCACTAAAATGCATTTAACTGCTTTCATGCTCTTTTAACCCTTTAGAACCAGGATGCAGCATTTCATTCTTTCACACTAAGAACAATTGGGCACTTTGGTATGCTTATTTCTAGTGAGATGCAACTCGCAATCAAGGACTCTACAGTTTTTCCAGCTCAACATAATGAGGAATGTAACAGAAATTATCTAAAGATGTTTAGTcaatttcagatttttacaGAACGGTCCAAAGGGTTAAGTTGCAAAGCAATTTGTTTTTAACTGTGACTTCCTGCGTACTTGTGCTGTGCTAGGAAACAGAGCGTTAGAAGATGCTGACAGACTTTCTGAATTGGAGGAAGCTGTACTTGAGCTTGTGACAGGTGTCCCCATCTGTAgcataaaagaaaggaaatggtgaAAAGTCTCCAAACAAATGGGTGGATAGTAGCCAGATGAAAGGATTTCTTACGCTAAGTCCTTTCTTACTAAAGGACTGTGCTTTTGTAAATGAGTACTTTCCCTGCAGAAGTCCAAAATGCAAATTAGTACTCTATGAAGGTTTCTGCAACATACTTCAAAGCAAGTAAAAACTTCAGAACAAGTGCAATCAAAGGGCAGAGGTCACAAGGCACTACCAATCACCCACTTCCCTCCCCAAAACCTCTGAACAGATTTTTACTACCTTAACTTATTcctaaactttttaaaagtaaaaagccTCCTAATTCAGGCAATGGTTATGCAGTTTAACATGACTACAGAATAAATTAGTACATCTATAGGTAGAGAGCCATTATGAAAGGGAGAGAACAAGTCATGTCAAGGTTTATACTCTGGAAATTTTAGGTAAAGTTCTATGCAATCAGAATCCTGTAGCTGACTAACACGTCTTCACCCACCCAAAGCACCCTTAAAACAAATAACTAAAGGGATTAAAAAAGTGTTTGGCCTACTCCTTCCTTGCCCACATGCTTACAGAACTTCTGCCTGGTTTTATAGTTGTTGTAAGACAAACAAAAGACTCTTAAAACTCATTCAAGCAGTACACTAAATTAAACATAAGCATCAACACAAGCAAGAAACTTAACCAGTCCTTTCTTGGGTCTCCTCAATAATAAAGAGTACACACTGACACGATTTGAAGAATATAAGGAGAGATTCCAGGCTATGAGCTACCTTACCTGCCCTGCACTTGGGAAGAGTGGTTTAGTAACTGGAGGCTGAGGGGTAGGTGCTgatgcagcaggagctggaggtcTGTTAAGAATGCCCGGTGCTGTAACAGGCTGTGCTTGGGTCATTGGAGGCATTCCAGGTCGAGGACCAACAGGAGGTGGCATACCTACAAAACACAAAGTAACACATCAGGCTGGAGGGATTAACAACACCCCTTACAGGCTACTGTTAACAGTGTTTCTTAAAGTCTCTCAAAGAAGATGTATTAAGgcatcagtaaaataaaacatgacaAATGTTTGCAGTCAATAAATGTCCATGTACAGGCAGTAACCTCACACTTCAGAGCAATACTGAATTGTATTTTCTATAGAGCTTCAATTGCAAAGTGTGTGCGCTCACAACACAATTAAAGCAGTAACTGTTTCCAGGACACGGTGTTTATGCTGCCAAGCACGCCATAAAGGCCTTACAAAATCCAAAAGATGCAGCCATTATGAACAGTATCAGAGCTGTGACCAAAACAAAGATCAGCTTTGCTAGGGGTCTTTAGCACAATGGAACAATGACACAAGTTTACTTTCTGCAGCCTTTTATCCAACAGCCCAGATCAGTTCTATTGTATTATTGTGCAGAACCAGGCTGTTAACATCATATCAATGACATTTGTCTATATCAATGGGAAACCAGAACATCTCAAGCCATCACAGTATGGCTGCAGGTCAGGTGCAACACTCAGAACTCAAGGCTGTTAAGAGCTGCACAAACTTGAGAAACATCTCTCCTAGCTATGGTAGGAGACCAAACTCCCACTTAGTTTCTTCACACAGCAGGTTCATTTCTTGGATATTTCTTATTTCCCACATTTTCAATCACTATGATTTTCCAAGTACAGCCACAGACATTAAGAAAGGGATGAAGAGATACTAGGCAACACAAAAGCCAGAGAAGGTGCAACAGGAACAGGAGAATGTATtctaatttttacttttaaagtggtaccaaataattatttataatcAAAAGCCATAAAGCCATAAATCAACTTCAGCTGTGCACTACAGTAGCTTCAATGGCAATCAATCCCCACAAAGGCAGTAGCATAAGTCTGTATAATTCTGTATAGAAATCTTAAATCTtagtggaaagaaataaatataattttgctcTCACCATAGTACGAGTTCGACAACCCTGACCTACCTGGTGGCATACCAGGCATAAGGGGGGGTATTCCTGGCCCAGGAGGCATCATTCCACCCATAGGCATCATCCTAATGAACAGAAGATAAGCACTGGTATGAACACTCATGATAAACTTTTAGGACAATTGGCACATACCTGGATCAGATAAAAATTTACGGTAAATAACTTCTCAGAGGCAATTCAATACCAGCTGTCTCCACAGTTAGAAATGTTTTCccacagcaaaagaaacacccaaagaaacaaacaaaaacccaagaaaatccTTAAACACCTTTTATTTGAACTTAATTCCTCAAGCTTTCACTTCCATTATTGCCAGATTTCCAGAACTGGTGTCTGTTAAAATCTCTTTCAAGCTACTAGTTTCAGCAGAGTGTTCAAGAATCTGATCTTGGTACACTCAGAAAAACTGTACATTGTAAAACC is from Calypte anna isolate BGI_N300 chromosome 18, bCalAnn1_v1.p, whole genome shotgun sequence and encodes:
- the ZNF207 gene encoding BUB3-interacting and GLEBS motif-containing protein ZNF207 isoform X6, which codes for MGRKKKKQLKPWCWYCNRDFDDEKILIQHQKAKHFKCHICHKKLYTGPGLAIHCMQVHKETIDAVPNAIPGRTDIELEIYGMEGIPEKDMEERRRLLEQKTQESQKKKQQDDSDEYEDDESAASTSFQPQQVQPQQAYIPPMAQPGLPPVPGAPGMPPGIPPLMAGVPPMMPGMPPVMPGMPPGLHQQRKYMQSFCGGNMMMPMGGMMPPGPGIPPLMPGMPPGMPPPVGPRPGMPPMTQAQPVTAPGILNRPPAPAASAPTPQPPVTKPLFPSAGQAAAAVPGPVGTDFKPLNSTPATTTEPPKPTFPAYTQSTASTTSTTNSTAAKPATSITSKPATLTTTSATSKLIHPDEDISLEERRAQLPKYQRNLPRPGQASLGNPPVGPIGGMMPPQPGIPPQQGMRPPMPPHGQYGAHHQGMPGYLPGAMPPYGQGPPMVPPYQSGPPRPPMGMRPPVMSQGGRY
- the ZNF207 gene encoding BUB3-interacting and GLEBS motif-containing protein ZNF207 isoform X5; this translates as MGRKKKKQLKPWCWYCNRDFDDEKILIQHQKAKHFKCHICHKKLYTGPGLAIHCMQVHKETIDAVPNAIPGRTDIELEIYGMEGIPEKDMEERRRLLEQKTQESQKKKQQDDSDEYEDDESAASTSFQPQQVQPQQAYIPPMAQPGLPPVPGAPGMPPGIPPLMAGVPPMMPGMPPVMPGMPPGLHQQRKYMQSFCGGNMMMPMGGMMPPGPGIPPLMPGMPPGRSGLSNSYYGMPPPVGPRPGMPPMTQAQPVTAPGILNRPPAPAASAPTPQPPVTKPLFPSAGQAAAAVPGPVGTDFKPLNSTPATTTEPPKPTFPAYTQSTASTTSTTNSTAAKPATSITSKPATLTTTSATSKLIHPDEDISLEERRAQLPKYQRNLPRPGQASLGNPPVGPIGGMMPPQPGIPPQQGMRPPMPPHGQYGAHHQGMPGYLPGAMPPYGQGPPMVPPYQSGPPRPPMGMRPPVMSQGGRY
- the ZNF207 gene encoding BUB3-interacting and GLEBS motif-containing protein ZNF207 isoform X3 gives rise to the protein MGRKKKKQLKPWCWYCNRDFDDEKILIQHQKAKHFKCHICHKKLYTGPGLAIHCMQVHKETIDAVPNAIPGRTDIELEIYGMEGIPEKDMEERRRLLEQKTQESQKKKQQDDSDEYEDDESAASTSFQPQQVQPQQAYIPPMAQPGLPPVPGAPGMPPGIPPLMAGVPPMMPGMPPVMPGMPPGMMPMGGMMPPGPGIPPLMPGMPPGRSGLSNSYYGMPPPVGPRPGMPPMTQAQPVTAPGILNRPPAPAASAPTPQPPVTKPLFPSAGQMGTPVTSSSTASSNSESLSASSNALFPSTAQAAAAVPGPVGTDFKPLNSTPATTTEPPKPTFPAYTQSTASTTSTTNSTAAKPATSITSKPATLTTTSATSKLIHPDEDISLEERRAQLPKYQRNLPRPGQASLGNPPVGPIGGMMPPQPGIPPQQGMRPPMPPHGQYGAHHQGMPGYLPGAMPPYGQGPPMVPPYQSGPPRPPMGMRPPVMSQGGRY
- the ZNF207 gene encoding BUB3-interacting and GLEBS motif-containing protein ZNF207 isoform X8 — protein: MGRKKKKQLKPWCWYCNRDFDDEKILIQHQKAKHFKCHICHKKLYTGPGLAIHCMQVHKETIDAVPNAIPGRTDIELEIYGMEGIPEKDMEERRRLLEQKTQESQKKKQQDDSDEYEDDESAASTSFQPQQVQPQQAYIPPMAQPGLPPVPGAPGMPPGIPPLMAGVPPMMPGMPPVMPGMPPGMMPMGGMMPPGPGIPPLMPGMPPGMPPPVGPRPGMPPMTQAQPVTAPGILNRPPAPAASAPTPQPPVTKPLFPSAGQAAAAVPGPVGTDFKPLNSTPATTTEPPKPTFPAYTQSTASTTSTTNSTAAKPATSITSKPATLTTTSATSKLIHPDEDISLEERRAQLPKYQRNLPRPGQASLGNPPVGPIGGMMPPQPGIPPQQGMRPPMPPHGQYGAHHQGMPGYLPGAMPPYGQGPPMVPPYQSGPPRPPMGMRPPVMSQGGRY